The proteins below are encoded in one region of Amycolatopsis acidiphila:
- the dapD gene encoding 2,3,4,5-tetrahydropyridine-2,6-dicarboxylate N-succinyltransferase, translated as MSEETPNPETTGASAVGLATVGGDGTVLDTWFPHPKLCTPGTAGTERLSHDQAVEALGEAAAALLGPDDDRGVEVIAVRTSIVRLADSPADAHDVYLRLHLLSHRLVRPHGQNLDGIFGLLANVVWTNHGPCPVEGFETTRLGLRARGAVTVYSVDKFPRMVDYVTPAGVRIGDADRVRLGAHLASGTTVMHEGFVNFNAGTLGASMVEGRISAGVVVGDGTDVGGGASIMGTLSGGGKEVISLGERCLIGANGGVGISLGDDSVVEAGLYITAGTKVVLEGRSVKARELSGISNALFRRNSATGAVEVVPRAGATVELNAALHAN; from the coding sequence GTGAGCGAAGAGACCCCGAACCCCGAGACCACCGGCGCGTCCGCCGTCGGCCTGGCGACCGTCGGCGGCGACGGCACCGTGCTGGACACCTGGTTCCCGCATCCCAAGCTGTGCACGCCGGGTACCGCCGGGACGGAGCGGCTCTCCCACGACCAGGCCGTCGAAGCGCTCGGCGAGGCCGCCGCGGCACTGCTCGGCCCGGACGACGACCGCGGTGTCGAGGTGATCGCGGTGCGCACCAGCATCGTGCGCCTCGCCGACTCCCCCGCCGACGCGCACGACGTCTACCTGCGCCTGCACCTGCTCTCGCACCGGCTGGTCCGGCCGCACGGGCAGAACCTGGACGGCATCTTCGGCCTGCTGGCCAACGTCGTGTGGACCAACCACGGGCCCTGCCCGGTGGAAGGCTTCGAGACGACCCGGCTGGGGCTGCGTGCCCGCGGCGCGGTGACCGTGTACAGCGTGGACAAGTTCCCGCGGATGGTCGACTACGTCACCCCCGCCGGCGTCCGCATCGGCGACGCCGACCGGGTGCGGCTCGGCGCGCACCTGGCCAGTGGCACCACCGTGATGCACGAGGGCTTCGTCAACTTCAACGCCGGCACGCTCGGCGCGTCCATGGTCGAGGGCCGGATCTCCGCGGGGGTCGTCGTGGGCGACGGCACCGACGTCGGCGGCGGCGCGTCGATCATGGGCACGCTCTCCGGTGGCGGCAAGGAGGTCATCTCGCTGGGTGAGCGCTGCCTCATCGGCGCCAACGGCGGGGTCGGCATCTCCCTCGGCGACGACTCGGTGGTCGAGGCGGGGCTGTACATCACGGCGGGCACGAAGGTCGTCCTGGAAGGCCGCTCGGTCAAGGCTCGTGAGCTGTCGGGCATCTCGAACGCGTTGTTCCGCCGCAA
- the dapE gene encoding succinyl-diaminopimelate desuccinylase — protein MALDLHADPVDITAALVDIPSVSGEEAAIADAVHAALTEQAGHLEVVRNGDAVLARTNLGRPSRVILAGHLDTVPVNQNLPLRRDGETLHGLGTVDMKGGDAVFLSLAATVLDPRHDVTFVFYDCEEVEATRNGLGRIERELPEWLRADLAIVGEPSNAVIEAGCQGTMRVELRCTGRRAHTARAWMGENAIHALAEPMRRLAGYRPRDVDIDGLRYREGLQAVRVSGGVAGNVVPDEAVLSVNFRFAPDRSVEEAEKHLREVFDGFDLSVVDRSAGALPGLSAPAAAELVEAAGGQAAAKLGWTDVARFAALGMPAVNFGPGDPTLAHTREEFVHATEISQVAGVLREFLGGR, from the coding sequence ATGGCACTTGACCTGCATGCCGACCCCGTCGACATCACCGCCGCGCTGGTGGACATCCCCAGCGTGTCGGGCGAGGAGGCGGCGATCGCCGACGCCGTGCATGCCGCGCTCACCGAGCAGGCCGGGCACCTGGAGGTGGTCCGCAACGGCGACGCGGTGCTGGCGCGCACGAACCTCGGCCGCCCGTCGCGGGTGATCCTCGCCGGGCACCTGGACACGGTGCCGGTGAACCAGAACCTGCCGCTGCGCCGCGACGGCGAGACCCTGCACGGCCTCGGCACGGTCGACATGAAGGGTGGTGACGCGGTCTTCCTGAGCCTGGCGGCGACGGTGCTCGATCCGCGCCACGACGTGACCTTCGTCTTCTACGACTGCGAAGAGGTCGAGGCGACGCGCAACGGGCTCGGCCGCATCGAGCGGGAGCTGCCGGAGTGGCTGCGGGCGGACCTGGCGATCGTCGGCGAGCCGTCGAACGCGGTGATCGAGGCGGGCTGCCAGGGCACCATGCGTGTCGAGCTGCGGTGCACCGGCAGGCGGGCGCACACGGCGCGGGCGTGGATGGGCGAGAACGCGATCCACGCGCTCGCCGAGCCGATGCGGCGGCTGGCCGGATACCGGCCGCGCGACGTCGACATCGACGGGCTGCGTTACCGCGAGGGCCTGCAGGCGGTGCGCGTGTCGGGCGGGGTCGCCGGGAACGTGGTCCCGGACGAGGCGGTGCTGTCGGTCAACTTCCGGTTCGCCCCGGACCGGAGCGTGGAAGAGGCGGAAAAGCATCTGCGCGAGGTGTTCGACGGGTTCGATCTGTCCGTTGTGGACCGCTCGGCGGGTGCGCTGCCCGGGCTGTCCGCGCCGGCCGCCGCGGAGCTGGTCGAGGCCGCGGGCGGGCAGGCCGCGGCGAAACTGGGCTGGACCGACGTCGCCCGGTTCGCGGCGCTCGGCATGCCGGCGGTCAACTTCGGCCCCGGCGACCCGACGCTCGCGCACACCCGGGAAGAATTCGTTCACGCGACCGAAATCAGCCAGGTGGCCGGTGTCCTGCGGGAGTTTCTGGGGGGTCGCTAG
- a CDS encoding LOG family protein → MDETDEAAEYPEHPREKHRGPVVLRRGSRDEDSTTDQRLLDSRGPSDWVHTDPWRVLRIQAEFVEGFGALAEVPRAVTVFGSARTPRDHPEYELGRKIGAALAHAGFASITGGGPGSMEAVNRGASEAGGLSIGLGIELPFEQGLNPWVDLGVNFRYFFTRKTMFIKYAQAFICLPGGFGTLDELFEALTLVQTKKVTKFPVVLFGQSYWGGLYDWVKNTVYGEGKVGEKDLALLHVTDDIDDAVRVVQESYKAWEDTH, encoded by the coding sequence ATGGACGAGACCGACGAAGCGGCCGAGTACCCCGAGCATCCGCGGGAGAAGCACCGGGGGCCGGTGGTGTTGCGCCGGGGCAGCCGCGACGAGGACAGCACCACCGACCAGCGGCTGCTCGACTCGCGCGGGCCCAGCGACTGGGTGCACACCGACCCGTGGCGCGTGTTGCGCATCCAGGCCGAGTTCGTCGAGGGCTTCGGCGCGCTGGCCGAGGTCCCGCGTGCGGTGACGGTGTTCGGCTCCGCCCGGACCCCGCGTGACCACCCCGAGTACGAGCTGGGCCGCAAGATCGGCGCGGCGCTCGCGCACGCCGGGTTCGCGTCGATCACCGGCGGCGGGCCGGGTTCGATGGAGGCGGTCAACCGGGGCGCGTCCGAGGCGGGTGGCCTGTCGATCGGGCTCGGCATCGAGCTGCCGTTCGAGCAGGGCCTGAACCCGTGGGTCGACCTCGGGGTGAACTTCCGGTACTTCTTCACCCGCAAGACGATGTTCATCAAGTACGCGCAGGCGTTCATCTGCCTGCCAGGCGGGTTCGGCACCCTCGACGAGCTGTTCGAGGCGCTCACGCTGGTGCAGACCAAGAAGGTGACGAAGTTCCCGGTCGTCCTCTTCGGACAGTCCTACTGGGGCGGGCTGTACGACTGGGTGAAGAACACCGTCTACGGCGAGGGCAAGGTAGGGGAGAAGGACCTGGCGCTGCTGCACGTGACCGACGACATCGACGACGCGGTGCGGGTGGTCCAGGAGTCGTACAAGGCATGGGAGGACACCCACTAG
- a CDS encoding LOG family protein, with the protein MGGHPLVRRICVFCGSSPGKDPVYAEQAAVLGKLLAERGIGLVYGGASVGIMGVVADAALAAGGDVIGVIPQHLKRVEIAHAGLTELYVTADMHERKAKMAELADGFLALPGGAGTLEELAEVWTWAQLGLHSKPLGLVDVAGYYRPLREFADHMVAEGFLRQEHRDLVFVDADPVVLLDAFARYEAPTVAKWVQ; encoded by the coding sequence ATGGGAGGACACCCACTAGTGCGCCGGATCTGTGTGTTCTGTGGTTCTTCGCCGGGCAAGGACCCGGTGTATGCGGAGCAAGCCGCCGTGCTGGGCAAGCTGCTCGCCGAGCGTGGCATCGGCCTCGTCTACGGCGGGGCGAGTGTCGGCATCATGGGCGTGGTGGCCGACGCGGCCCTCGCGGCGGGCGGTGACGTGATCGGCGTGATCCCGCAGCACCTCAAGCGCGTCGAGATCGCGCACGCGGGGTTGACGGAGCTGTACGTGACGGCCGACATGCACGAACGCAAGGCGAAGATGGCCGAGCTCGCCGATGGTTTCCTGGCGCTGCCCGGTGGGGCGGGGACGCTCGAGGAGCTGGCCGAGGTGTGGACGTGGGCGCAGCTGGGGCTGCACTCGAAGCCGCTGGGGCTGGTGGACGTGGCGGGGTACTACCGGCCGCTGCGGGAGTTCGCGGACCACATGGTGGCGGAGGGCTTCCTGCGGCAGGAGCACCGGGACCTGGTCTTCGTGGACGCCGACCCGGTCGTGCTCCTGGATGCCTTTGCCAGGTACGAGGCCCCCACCGTGGCGAAGTGGGTCCAGTAG
- a CDS encoding lysophospholipid acyltransferase family protein — MLQLLVRRVLSPFARLVYRPEVHGTENVPLTGPVIFASNHRAAVDTFVIPIVAPRPVSFLAKAEYFTARGPKGRLFAAFLRALDYVPVERGNAAAGMAALEAARKVLEDGDAFGIYPEGTRSLDGRVHRGHTGVGALALATRAKVVPVALTGTEKMLPIGKKLPRPAKVCVRFGAPLDFARYEGMENSPAIRRAITDEIMYKILELSELEYVDRYHKRPGEAA, encoded by the coding sequence TTGCTGCAACTGTTGGTCCGGCGGGTGCTGTCGCCGTTCGCACGCCTGGTCTACCGGCCCGAGGTGCACGGCACGGAGAACGTGCCGCTGACCGGCCCGGTGATCTTCGCGTCGAACCACCGGGCGGCGGTGGACACGTTCGTGATCCCGATCGTCGCGCCGCGCCCGGTGTCGTTCCTGGCCAAGGCCGAGTACTTCACCGCCCGCGGGCCGAAGGGCCGGCTGTTCGCGGCGTTCCTGCGGGCGCTGGACTACGTGCCGGTGGAGCGCGGCAACGCGGCGGCGGGGATGGCGGCCCTGGAGGCGGCGCGCAAGGTGCTCGAAGACGGGGACGCGTTCGGGATCTACCCGGAGGGCACCCGGTCCCTCGACGGCCGGGTGCACCGCGGCCACACCGGGGTCGGCGCGCTGGCGCTGGCCACCCGCGCGAAGGTCGTGCCGGTAGCGCTGACGGGGACCGAGAAGATGCTGCCGATCGGCAAGAAGCTCCCCCGGCCGGCGAAGGTGTGCGTCCGCTTCGGCGCGCCTTTGGACTTCGCCCGGTACGAGGGCATGGAGAACTCGCCCGCCATCCGCCGCGCCATCACCGACGAGATCATGTACAAGATCCTGGAGCTGTCGGAGCTGGAGTACGTGGACCGCTATCACAAGCGTCCGGGGGAGGCGGCTTAG
- a CDS encoding DivIVA domain-containing protein — MTTALIYLVVMLLVAAVVFLLAAVVFGRGEELAPLPPGSSPTRLPVRDITGEDVQAVKFQLVLRGYKMSEVDWVVRRLGTEIDSLRARVAELEAQRETSR; from the coding sequence GTGACGACCGCGCTGATCTACCTCGTAGTCATGCTGCTCGTGGCGGCGGTGGTGTTCCTGCTGGCCGCAGTCGTGTTCGGCCGCGGTGAAGAGCTCGCACCCCTGCCGCCGGGCAGCTCGCCGACGCGGCTGCCGGTCCGCGACATCACGGGCGAGGACGTCCAGGCCGTGAAGTTCCAGCTGGTCCTGCGCGGCTACAAGATGTCCGAAGTGGACTGGGTGGTGCGCAGGCTCGGCACCGAGATCGACTCGCTGCGCGCCCGCGTCGCCGAACTCGAAGCGCAACGCGAGACCTCGAGATGA
- a CDS encoding SRPBCC family protein — MTDLVFSVDVAAPAGTTWLALTDWPRQHEWLLGTHVQVVEGDGRSVGSRIAAFTGVGGAGFTDQMEITAWEPPVRCTMRHLGKFVRGTGAFHVQAKGPQSSTFVWSESLDLPFGLLGRLGWPVARPAFSLGIRRSLKRFAEFAEDYTMGAV; from the coding sequence ATGACGGATCTCGTCTTCTCCGTCGACGTCGCGGCCCCGGCGGGCACGACCTGGCTGGCGCTGACCGACTGGCCCCGCCAGCACGAGTGGCTGCTGGGCACGCACGTGCAGGTCGTCGAGGGGGACGGGCGCAGCGTCGGCTCCCGGATCGCGGCCTTCACCGGGGTCGGCGGCGCCGGCTTCACCGACCAGATGGAGATCACCGCCTGGGAGCCGCCGGTCCGCTGCACCATGCGCCACCTCGGGAAGTTCGTCCGCGGCACCGGCGCCTTCCACGTGCAGGCGAAGGGGCCGCAGTCCTCGACGTTCGTCTGGTCGGAGAGCCTCGACCTGCCGTTCGGCCTGCTCGGACGGCTCGGCTGGCCGGTCGCGCGGCCGGCGTTCTCCCTCGGCATCCGGCGTTCGCTCAAGCGGTTCGCCGAGTTCGCGGAGGACTACACGATGGGGGCGGTGTGA
- a CDS encoding DNA-3-methyladenine glycosylase I has translation MTVVLGEDGVARCPWGNTAPDYAVYHDTEWGVQLHGRDALYERLCLEAFQSGLSWITILRKREAFRRAFAQFVPEKVAEFGEDDVARLLADAAIIRNRAKIRAAITNARAVAELDRPLDELLWSFAPTDPRPRPRAMADVPATTPESKAMARELKKRGFAFVGPTTCYALMQATGMVDDHLEGCFRAA, from the coding sequence GTGACGGTCGTGCTGGGGGAGGACGGCGTCGCCCGGTGCCCCTGGGGCAACACGGCCCCGGACTACGCGGTCTACCACGACACCGAATGGGGCGTGCAGCTGCACGGCCGGGACGCGCTGTACGAGCGGCTGTGCCTGGAGGCGTTCCAGTCCGGCCTGTCGTGGATCACGATCCTGCGCAAGCGCGAGGCCTTCCGCCGCGCGTTCGCCCAGTTCGTGCCGGAGAAGGTGGCGGAGTTCGGCGAGGACGACGTGGCGCGCCTGCTCGCCGACGCCGCCATCATCCGCAACCGGGCGAAGATCCGGGCGGCGATCACCAACGCGAGGGCGGTCGCGGAGCTGGACCGGCCGCTGGACGAGCTGCTGTGGTCCTTCGCACCCACGGACCCGCGCCCCCGCCCGCGTGCCATGGCCGACGTTCCGGCGACCACGCCCGAGTCGAAGGCGATGGCCCGCGAGCTGAAGAAGCGCGGCTTCGCGTTCGTCGGCCCCACCACCTGCTACGCACTCATGCAGGCCACGGGCATGGTCGACGACCACCTCGAAGGCTGCTTCCGCGCGGCTTAG
- a CDS encoding enoyl-CoA hydratase-related protein has translation MTTEDVLLTADTDGVRTLTLNRPKAYNSLTVELKECLLAALREAAAAPDVRAVVLTGAGKAFCAGQDLKEHVGLLQADDPSPLRTVADHYNPIVRTIVDMPKPVVAAINGPAAGAGAAFAYAADLRIAAASANFLMAFANVGLGPDSGASWTLQRLVGYGRAAELMLLARTVQADEAKQLGLVGEVVPDEELAGRAHAVAAKLAAGPTVSYAKIKEVLTAAAESSLEDALLAEDAAQTVLGSTADHREAVEAFVAKRKPTFQGK, from the coding sequence GTGACCACCGAGGACGTGCTGCTGACCGCCGACACCGACGGCGTGCGCACCCTGACGCTGAACCGGCCGAAGGCCTACAACTCGCTCACCGTGGAGCTGAAGGAATGCCTGCTCGCGGCGCTCCGCGAGGCCGCGGCCGCGCCGGACGTGCGCGCGGTCGTGCTCACCGGCGCCGGGAAGGCGTTCTGCGCGGGCCAGGACCTGAAGGAGCACGTGGGGCTGCTGCAGGCAGACGACCCGTCGCCGCTGCGCACCGTCGCCGACCACTACAACCCGATCGTGCGCACGATCGTCGACATGCCGAAACCGGTGGTCGCCGCGATCAACGGGCCCGCCGCCGGAGCCGGTGCGGCCTTCGCCTACGCCGCCGACCTGCGCATCGCGGCCGCCTCGGCCAACTTCCTGATGGCCTTCGCCAACGTCGGGCTCGGGCCGGACTCGGGCGCGTCGTGGACGCTGCAGCGGCTGGTCGGCTACGGCCGTGCCGCCGAGCTGATGCTGCTGGCCCGCACGGTGCAGGCGGACGAGGCGAAGCAGCTGGGCCTGGTCGGCGAGGTCGTGCCGGACGAGGAGCTCGCCGGGCGCGCCCACGCCGTCGCGGCGAAGCTCGCCGCCGGCCCGACGGTCAGCTACGCGAAGATCAAGGAGGTGCTGACCGCGGCCGCGGAGAGCAGCCTCGAGGACGCGCTGCTCGCCGAGGACGCCGCACAGACCGTGCTCGGCTCGACCGCGGACCACCGCGAGGCGGTCGAAGCCTTCGTGGCGAAGCGCAAGCCCACCTTCCAGGGCAAGTAG
- a CDS encoding DUF3117 domain-containing protein → MAAMKPRTGDGPLEVTKEGRGLVMRVPLEGGGRLVVELSAEEAKDLGVALQEATS, encoded by the coding sequence ATGGCGGCCATGAAGCCCCGGACCGGAGATGGTCCCCTCGAGGTGACTAAGGAGGGGCGGGGCCTCGTGATGCGCGTGCCGCTCGAGGGTGGCGGGCGACTCGTCGTAGAGCTGTCGGCCGAAGAGGCCAAGGACCTGGGCGTCGCCCTTCAGGAGGCGACGAGCTGA
- a CDS encoding leucyl aminopeptidase family protein, whose product MARFPLPSVPSRLIDIEVADSRRRSTPVAAADPDLQAGEVREGHGEVRWLVGVGAGAAKDWRAAGAALVRAAQADDGKPARAVQVELGAEANVAELAMGALLGGYRFKVSAETTPGLQTLRLVTPEAAAAEQVVERVRELAAAATLARDLANTPSNIKNPPWLAETAERVVAGVPGLRATIRDEAWLAEQGFGGVLAVGGGSASPPRLIELTYRPRGAGRHLLLVGKGITFDTGGLSIKPAEGMHLMRTDMAGGAAVIAAIRAIATLGLGVRVTALVPAAENHVSGGSYRPGDVVRHYGGITTEVSNTDAEGRMVLADALVYGIRRFRPDAVVDVATLTGAMKVSLGLRTGGLFATDDELAARVVAAGEQAGEAWWRMPLLEEHVDAVRGELADVRQAPGGPGGVTAALFLREFVDGVPWAHLDIAGPARAEKPYADVVPGATGFAARTLVELAASYA is encoded by the coding sequence TTGGCGCGCTTTCCGCTGCCGTCCGTACCCAGCCGCCTGATCGACATCGAGGTCGCCGACTCCCGGCGCCGAAGCACACCGGTCGCCGCGGCGGACCCGGACCTGCAAGCCGGTGAGGTGCGCGAGGGCCACGGCGAGGTCCGCTGGCTGGTCGGTGTCGGCGCCGGTGCGGCGAAGGACTGGCGTGCCGCCGGCGCGGCGCTCGTCCGCGCGGCGCAGGCCGACGATGGGAAGCCGGCCCGGGCCGTGCAGGTCGAGCTGGGGGCGGAGGCGAACGTCGCCGAGCTGGCGATGGGGGCGCTGCTGGGGGGCTACCGGTTCAAGGTCAGTGCCGAGACCACGCCTGGCCTGCAGACCCTGCGACTGGTGACGCCCGAGGCGGCCGCGGCCGAGCAGGTCGTCGAGCGCGTCCGTGAACTGGCCGCCGCCGCGACGCTCGCGCGCGACCTCGCGAACACGCCGTCGAACATCAAGAACCCGCCGTGGCTCGCCGAGACCGCCGAACGCGTCGTCGCGGGCGTGCCCGGGCTGCGCGCGACGATCCGCGACGAGGCATGGCTGGCCGAGCAGGGCTTCGGCGGCGTCCTCGCCGTCGGCGGTGGTTCGGCCAGCCCGCCGCGGCTGATCGAGCTGACCTACCGGCCGCGCGGGGCCGGCAGGCATCTGCTGCTGGTCGGCAAGGGCATCACGTTCGACACCGGCGGCCTGTCCATCAAGCCGGCCGAGGGGATGCACCTGATGCGCACCGACATGGCCGGTGGCGCCGCGGTGATCGCCGCGATCCGCGCAATCGCGACGCTGGGCCTCGGCGTGCGGGTGACCGCGCTGGTGCCGGCCGCGGAGAACCACGTGTCGGGCGGGTCGTACCGGCCGGGCGACGTCGTGCGCCACTACGGCGGGATCACCACCGAGGTGAGCAACACCGACGCCGAGGGCCGGATGGTCCTGGCCGACGCGCTGGTCTACGGCATCCGCCGGTTCCGCCCCGACGCGGTCGTCGACGTGGCGACGCTGACCGGGGCCATGAAGGTCTCGCTCGGCCTGCGCACCGGCGGCCTGTTCGCGACCGACGACGAGCTCGCCGCCCGGGTGGTGGCGGCGGGGGAGCAGGCCGGTGAGGCGTGGTGGCGGATGCCGCTGCTGGAGGAACACGTGGACGCGGTGCGCGGTGAGCTGGCCGACGTCCGGCAGGCGCCGGGCGGGCCGGGTGGGGTGACCGCGGCGCTGTTCCTGCGCGAGTTCGTCGACGGCGTGCCGTGGGCGCACCTGGACATCGCGGGCCCGGCCCGGGCGGAGAAGCCGTACGCGGACGTGGTCCCCGGTGCGACCGGCTTCGCGGCCCGCACCCTGGTCGAACTGGCGGCGTCTTACGCCTGA
- a CDS encoding LysR family transcriptional regulator — protein sequence MTYETEAEAADQRFVGVLAPNLALLSALRETRNITRAAELLEVPQPTLSRRLAALAEALGAPLTEPAGRGIRLTRVGTILADTAGRALTTVEAGARQAREELEPATGHVVLGFLHLLGRRLVPSLLGGFRAQYPGVRFTLVQGSRRHILDRLATGELDLALVAPVPDDPNLESSTLAEQDLLLCVPAGHRLAHRRRVRFAELADEAFVTLEHGYGVRQITDALCAEAGFEPKIAFEGQESDTVRGLVAAGLGVAVLPEFGARTPDGVVEIPLAPKVSRTICLTWPTGDRFTPAVRSFRDYVLAQT from the coding sequence GTGACGTATGAGACCGAAGCGGAGGCCGCTGACCAGCGGTTCGTCGGGGTGCTGGCGCCCAACCTGGCCCTGTTGTCCGCTCTGCGTGAGACGCGCAACATCACCCGGGCGGCCGAGCTGCTGGAGGTTCCGCAGCCCACGTTGAGCCGCCGCCTTGCGGCGCTCGCCGAGGCGCTCGGCGCGCCGTTGACCGAGCCCGCCGGCCGCGGGATCCGGCTGACCAGGGTGGGCACGATCCTCGCCGACACGGCCGGGCGCGCGCTCACCACGGTCGAGGCGGGGGCGCGGCAGGCGCGGGAGGAGCTCGAACCGGCCACCGGGCACGTCGTGCTCGGGTTCCTGCACCTGCTCGGGCGCCGGCTGGTGCCCAGCCTGCTGGGGGGGTTCCGCGCGCAGTACCCCGGCGTCCGGTTCACCCTGGTGCAGGGCTCACGCCGGCACATCCTCGACCGGCTCGCGACGGGCGAGCTGGACCTCGCGCTCGTCGCGCCGGTGCCGGACGATCCGAACCTGGAGTCGAGCACGCTCGCCGAGCAGGACCTGCTGTTGTGCGTGCCAGCGGGGCACCGGCTCGCCCACCGGCGCCGGGTCCGCTTCGCGGAGCTGGCGGACGAGGCGTTCGTGACGCTGGAGCACGGTTACGGCGTCCGGCAGATCACCGACGCCCTGTGCGCCGAAGCCGGCTTCGAGCCGAAGATCGCCTTCGAGGGCCAGGAGTCGGACACGGTGCGCGGGCTGGTGGCGGCCGGGCTCGGGGTGGCCGTGCTGCCGGAGTTCGGTGCCAGGACGCCGGACGGGGTCGTGGAGATCCCGCTGGCGCCGAAGGTCAGCCGGACGATCTGCCTGACCTGGCCCACCGGCGACCGCTTCACCCCGGCGGTGCGCTCGTTCCGCGACTACGTCCTCGCCCAGACGTAA
- a CDS encoding MFS transporter, producing the protein MKVAVAAAGISSFALLYAPQPVLPQLAAQYHLDPGAASLAISVATGALAIAVLPIAALSEIVGRRPVILTSVIAAAVLGLLLPLAPSYGVLLVLRALQGAAIAGFPGVAAAYLVEKLGKTGVAAAVGAMIAGNSVGGMLGRLSAGFSAEALGYHGALIVVAGVGTLFTVLTVLTLPRSRRAAREPKPAIREQLRGVLVGVGAALGKPVLLAQYVVGLLAMGSFVAMYNAAGFRLTGAPLDLSPAIASLVFLAYAMGSVSSATVGKLVGRFGRLRTAVCALLVTVLGILLTLPDSLVLVVLGFLVLTGGFFAAHAVANSWTAAEAPEGARGQASGTYTLTYYLGSSVGGTVGSIVYAHAGWGWLVAATSCWLLIAVVAVTFTARRGSTPFRTVPAAG; encoded by the coding sequence GTGAAGGTCGCGGTGGCCGCGGCCGGGATCTCGTCGTTCGCGCTGCTGTACGCGCCACAGCCGGTGCTGCCGCAGCTCGCCGCGCAGTACCACCTCGACCCCGGTGCCGCCTCGCTCGCGATCAGCGTCGCCACCGGCGCCCTCGCGATCGCCGTGCTGCCGATCGCCGCGCTGTCGGAGATCGTCGGCAGGCGGCCGGTGATCCTCACCTCGGTCATCGCGGCCGCCGTGCTGGGCCTGCTGTTGCCGCTGGCCCCGTCGTACGGGGTGCTGCTGGTGCTGCGGGCCCTCCAGGGCGCCGCGATCGCCGGTTTTCCCGGGGTGGCCGCGGCCTACCTCGTCGAAAAGCTCGGCAAGACGGGCGTGGCGGCCGCGGTCGGCGCGATGATCGCGGGCAACTCGGTCGGCGGCATGCTCGGCCGTCTCTCGGCGGGGTTCAGCGCGGAGGCGCTCGGCTATCACGGGGCACTGATCGTGGTGGCCGGCGTCGGCACCCTGTTCACCGTGCTGACCGTGCTCACGCTGCCGCGGTCCCGGCGCGCCGCGCGGGAGCCGAAACCGGCGATCCGCGAACAGCTGCGCGGTGTGCTCGTCGGCGTCGGGGCGGCGCTGGGCAAACCGGTGCTGCTGGCGCAGTACGTCGTCGGACTGCTGGCCATGGGCTCGTTCGTGGCGATGTACAACGCGGCGGGCTTCCGGCTCACCGGCGCACCGCTGGACCTCTCGCCCGCGATCGCCTCCCTGGTGTTCCTCGCCTACGCCATGGGTTCGGTGTCCTCGGCGACCGTCGGCAAGCTCGTCGGCCGCTTCGGGCGGCTGCGCACCGCCGTGTGCGCCCTGCTGGTCACCGTGCTCGGGATCCTGCTGACGCTGCCGGACTCCCTGGTCCTCGTCGTGCTCGGGTTCCTGGTGCTCACCGGCGGGTTCTTCGCCGCCCACGCGGTCGCGAACAGCTGGACCGCCGCGGAGGCGCCCGAGGGGGCCCGTGGTCAGGCGTCCGGCACCTACACGCTCACCTACTACCTGGGCAGCAGCGTCGGCGGCACGGTCGGCAGCATCGTGTACGCGCACGCGGGCTGGGGCTGGCTGGTCGCGGCGACGAGCTGCTGGCTGCTGATCGCCGTCGTCGCCGTCACGTTCACCGCCCGGCGAGGAAGTACTCCTTTCCGGACGGTTCCCGCGGCCGGATAG